GTAAATATATTGTAGAATTACCTTTGGATGTTATTAAGGTTGCAATACCACTAATAATATATTTTATAGTTATGTTTTCTGTTTCATTTTTCATAAGCTATAAATCAGGTATAAATTATCAGCAAACTACTACTTTATCATTTACAGCTGCAAGTAATAACTTTGAATTAGCAATAGCTGTTGCAGTAGCAGTATTTGGGATTCAATCAAGGGTAGCTTTTGCAGCAGTAATAGGTCCATTAATAGAAGTACCAGTAATGATTGCATTAGTAAATGTAGCATTACATTGGGGAAGAAAGTATTTTTTGTATTCTAAGGAAGAAAATAATTAATACGTTTATTATCAATGTTTTATAGAGGGTAGTGTTAAAAATGGATAGAGATAAAATTCTAAAACAGTTATTAAACTCTAGCGAAACACTTATCATGCCAGATGCGTTTGATCCAATTTCTGCAAAAATAATTGAGTATGCAGGATTTTCAGCTGTTCAATGTTCAGGATATAGTTATGCTATATCAAAAGGATATAAGCATGAGGACGATATTGATTTAAAGACTAATTTAGATATTACAAAAAGTATTGTTGATACAGTAAATATTCCTGTCATGGCAGATGGAGAAGATGGTTATGGTGAAGGGGAGAATTTTAAGAACACAATTAAAGAATTCATTAATACAGGTGTGTCAGGAATAAATATTGAAGATCAAGTTCATAATATGGAATGTAAAAAATTAAGAATTATAGATGAATTGGACATGTTAAATAAGATTAAGGATGCAAACAGTATTAAATTTGACCTTGGAAAAAATGATTTTATTATTAATGCTAGAACTGATGCACTCTTGTCATTAAGTAATAGGAAAGAGGCACAGAAATTAGCAATAGATAGAGCAAATAAATACTTAGAGGCTGGTGCAGATCTTTGTTTTGTAGCATATGTAAAAACACTTGATGAAGTTAAGTTGTTATCAAGAGAAATTAATGGACCTATTAGTATTGCTGCAGGACTACAATATAATATACAAGAATTTTCAATAAATGATTGCATTGAATTAGGAATTGCGAGAGTAAGCCTTCCTACAGTT
The window above is part of the Clostridium saccharoperbutylacetonicum N1-4(HMT) genome. Proteins encoded here:
- a CDS encoding isocitrate lyase/PEP mutase family protein, with the protein product MDRDKILKQLLNSSETLIMPDAFDPISAKIIEYAGFSAVQCSGYSYAISKGYKHEDDIDLKTNLDITKSIVDTVNIPVMADGEDGYGEGENFKNTIKEFINTGVSGINIEDQVHNMECKKLRIIDELDMLNKIKDANSIKFDLGKNDFIINARTDALLSLSNRKEAQKLAIDRANKYLEAGADLCFVAYVKTLDEVKLLSREINGPISIAAGLQYNIQEFSINDCIELGIARVSLPTVMILNSIESMVKKLKEIKSTGNFNEIIKDINLLYNSNLLEEILNGKNKSLLQ